The Streptococcus respiraculi sequence TAAACCAACTACAAATGGCCGTCGTAACATGACTTCTTTGGATTTTGCAGAAATCACAACAAGCACTCCTGAGAAATCATTGCTTGTTTCTCTTAAGAGCAAAGCTGGTCGTAATAACAACGGTCGCATCACAGTTCGTCACCAAGGTGGCGGTCACAAACGTCACTACCGTTTGATTGACTTCAAACGTAACAAAGACGGTATCGAAGCAGTTGTTAAAACAATTGAATATGATCCAAACCGTTCAGCTAACATCGCTCTTGTACACTACACAGACGGTGTGAAAGCGTACATCATCGCTCCTAAAGGTCTTGAAGTTGGTCAACGCATCGTTTCAGGTCCAGAAGCAGATATCAAAGTCGGTAACGCACTTCCACTTGCAAATATTCCAGTCGGTACTGTTATCCACAATATCGAATTGAAACCAGGTCGTGGTGGTGAATTGGTTCGTGCTGCAGGTGCTTCTGCACAAGTGCTTGGTCAAGAAGGCAAATACGTTCTTGTTCGTCTTCAATCAGGCGAAGTTCGTATGATTCTTGGAACTTGTCGTGCAACAGTTGGTGTTGTCGGAAATGAACAACACGGACTTGTAAACCTTGGTAAAGCAGGACGTAGCCGTTGGAAAGGTATCCGTCCAACAGTTCGCGGTTCTGTAATGAACCCTAACGATCACCCACACGGTGGTGGTGAAGGTAAAGCACCAGTTGGTCGTAAAGCACCATCTACTCCATGGGGCAAACCTGCTCTTGGACTTAAAACTCGTAACAAGAAAGCTAAATCAAGCAAACTTATCGTTCGTCGTCGCAACGAAAAATAATCTGTTACAAGTAGCGTAAAGCATATCCGCCAGCTCGGTAGCCTTGTGTTTACAAGGCAGGCCGCTGTGGTACATATTTTAAAGGAGAAAACATTAAAATGGGACGTAGTCTTAAAAAAGGGCCTTTCGTCGATGAGCATTTGATGAAAAAAGTTGAAGCTCAAGCAAACGATGAAAAGAAAAAAGTAATTAAAACTTGGTCACGTCGTTCAACGATTTTCCCAAGTTTCATTGGTTATACAATCGCAGTTTATGATGGACGTAAACATGTACCTGTTTACATCCAAGAAGACATGGTAGGTCACAAACTTGGTGAATTTGCACCAACTCGTACTTACAAAGGTCACGCTGCTGACGACAAGAAAACACGTAGAAAATAATAGGAGGAACACATCATGGCAGAAATTACTTCAGCTAAAGCAACTGCTCGCACAGTACGTGTTTCACCTCGTAAATCACGTCTTGTCTTGGATAACATCCGTGGCAAAAGCGTAGCCGATGCAATCGCAATCTTGAAATTCACTCCAAACAAAGCTGCAGGCGTTATTGAAAAAGTATTGAACTCTGCAATCGCTAATGCGGAAAACAACTTTGGTTTGGAAAAAGCAAACTTGGTAGTAAGCGAAGCTTTCGCAAACGAAGGACCAACACTTAAACGTTTCCGTCCACGTGCAAAAGGTTCTGCTTCACCAATCAACAAACGTACGGCTCACATCACTGTAGTTGTAGCAGAAAAATAAGGAGGTAAAAACGTGGGACAAAAAGTACATCCAATTGGTATGCGTGTCGGCATCATCCGTGATTGGGATGCTAAATGGTATGCTGAAAAAGAATACGCGGATTACCTTCATGAAGATCTTGCAATCCGCAACTTTATCAAAAAAGAATTGGCTGAAGCATCAGTTTCGACTATCGAAATTGAACGCGCAGTAAACAAAGTGATCGTAAGCATTCACACAGCTAAACCAGGTATGGTTATCGGTAAAGCTGGTAGCAATGTTGATGCACTTCGTGCACAATTAAACAAATTGACTGGTAAACAAGTACACATCAACATCATCGAAATTAAACAACCTGATTTGGATGCACACCTTGTTGGTGAAACAATTGCTCGTCAATTGGAGCAACGTGTGGCATTCCGTCGCGCTCAAAAACAAGCAATTCAACGTACAATGCGTGCTGGAGCAAAAGGAATTAAAACTCAAGTATCTGGACGTTTGAACGGTGCTGATATCGCCCGTGCAGAAGGGTATTCTGAAGGAACTGTTCCGCTTCATACACTTCGTGCGGATATCGACTATGCTTGGGAAGAAGCACTTACAACTTACGGTAAACTTGGTGTTAAAGTATGGATTTATCGTGGAGAAGTTCTTCCAGCTCGTAAAAACACTAAAGGAGGTAAATAACCAATGTTAGTACCTAAACGTGTTAAACACCGTCGTGAATTCCGTGGAAAAATGCGCGGTGAAGCTAAAGGTGGAAAACAAGTAGACTTCGGTGAATATGGTCTTCAAGCTACAACTAGCCACTGGATCACAAACCGTCAAATCGAAGCAGCCCGTATCGCGATGACTCGTTATATGAAACGTGGTGGTAAGGTTTGGATCAAAATCTTCCCGCACAAATCATACACCGCTAAAGCTATCGGGGTACGTATGGGATCTGGTAAAGGGGCGCCTGAAGGTTGGGTAGCACCAGTTAAACGTGGTAAAGTGATGTTTGAAGTAGCTGGCGTTTCAGAAGAAATCGCACGTGAAGCATTCCGTTTGGCTAGCCACAAACTACCAGTTAAATGCAAATTCGTAAAACGTGAAGCAGAATAAGGAGAAGACATGAAACTTAATGAAGTAAAAGAATTTGTTAAAGAACTTCGTGGCCTTTCTCAAGAAGAACTTGCAAAGCGCGAAAATGAATTGAAGAAAGAACTCTTCGATCTTCGTTTCCAAGCTGCTGCTGGTCAACTTGAGCAAACTGCTCGTTTAAACGAAGTTAAAAAGCAAATTGCACGTATCAAAACGGTGCAATCAGAAGTTAAATAATAGATTGGGAAAGGAGAATTTCAATGGAACGCAATAATCGTAAAGTTCTTGTTGGACGTGTTGTATCTGACAAAATGGACAAAACCATCACAGTTGTAGTTGAAACAAAACGTAACCACCCAGTCTATGGTAAACGTATTAACTACTCTAAAAAATACAAAGCTCATGATGAAAACAATGTTGCTAAAGAAGGCGATATCGTACGTATCATGGAAACTCGACCGCTTTCAGCTACAAAACGTTTCCGTCTTGTAGAAGTTGTGGAAGAGGCAGTTATCATTTAATCAACCTGAAAGGAGAAAACTTACATGATTCAAACAGAAACTCGTTTGAAAGTTGCTGATAACAGTGGCGCACGTGAAATCTTGACAATCAAAGTTCTTGGTGGTTCAAAACGTAAATCTGCAAATATCGGCGACATCATCGTTGCTTCAGTAAAACAAGCTACTCCTGGTGGTGCGGTTAAAAAAGGTGACGTCGTGAAAGCCGTTATCGTTCGTACTAAAACAGGTGCTCGTCGTGCTGATGGTTCATACATCAAGTTTGACGAAAATGCAGCAGTTATCATCCGTGAAGACAAAACACCTCGCGGAACTCGTATCTTTGGTCCAGTGGCACGCGAATTGCGTGACGGCGGTTTCATGAAAATCGTTTCATTGGCACCAGAAGTACTCTAATCTAAAACAAACGAAGTCCCCTGAAAAATTTTTTCAGGGTGCCCTTAGGGCGTAAGAAATAATAGGAGAAACCAAATGTTTGTAAAAAAAGGCGATAAAGTTCGCGTAATCGCTGGTAAAGACAAAGGCGTTGAAGCAGTTGTCCTAACAGCACTTCCAAAAGTAAATAAAGTTGTTGTAGAAGGTGTAAACATTGTCAAAAAACACCAAAAACCAAATAGCGAAAACCCTCAAGGTGCTATCGTTGAGAAGGAAGCTGCAATCCACGCGTCAAACGTACAAGTTCTTGACAAAAATGGTGTAGCTGGTCGTGTTGGTTACAAGTTTGTTGACGGTAAAAAAGTTCGTTACAACAAAAAATCAGGCGAAGTGCTTGATTAATCACGAAGGAAAGGAGAAGTAACATGGCAAATCGCTTAAAAGAAAAATATCTTAATGAAGTAGTTCCTGCTTTGACTGAACAATTTAACTATTCATCAGTTATGGCTGTACCAAAAGTTGATAAGATTGTTTTGAACATGGGTGTTGGTGACGCTGTTTCTAACGCTAAAAACCTTGAAAAAGCTGCTCAAGAATTGGCATTGATTTCAGGTCAAAAACCACTTATCACAAAAGCTAAAAAATCAATCGCCGGCTTCCGTCTTCGTGAAGGGGTTGCAATCGGAGCGAAAGTAACACTTCGTGGCGAACGTATGTATGAGTTTTTAGATAAATTGGTATCTGTATCACTTCCACGTGTACGTGACTTCCATGGTGTTCCAACAAAATCATTTGACGGACGTGGAAACTACACACTTGGTGTGAAAGAGCAATTGATCTTCCCAGAAATCAACTTCGACGATGTTGACAAAACTCGCGGTATGGATATCGTTATCGTTACAACAGCTAACACTGACGAAGAATCACGTGCATTGCTTACTGGCCTTGGTATGCCGTTCGCAAAATAAGAGGGAGAGAATAAATGGCTAAAAAATCAATGATCGCTAAGAACAAACGCCCAGCTAAGTTCTCTACGCAAGCATATACTCGTTGTGAAAAATGTGGACGTCCACATTCAGTTTACCGCAAATTCAAACTTTGCCGTGTATGCTTCCGCGACTTGGCTTACTTAGGTCAAATCCCAGGCGTTACCAAAGCTTCTTGGTAATAACATGATGCAACGGACATTAAAAAATCCGTATGAAGATAGGAGTCTGACGTAGAGTTTTTTAAGAACTCAAGGAGGACTGTCTTTTTCACTAGGATTTTAGTCCGTGCTCAAATAACATGATATGAAGGCGTTAGAAATGCTCAGCAAAAATAGGAAATTTAGCGAAGGTACTTGCACCTAGATAAAGTTATCTTTTTTGCCCAGCGTTTAGCCTGAATCTAAATATATAGAACTAATCACTTAGTTCAAGGATGGTACAAATTGCACTAGCTGATTTGAACACGAGCTACAACCATGGCAAAGATAGGAGAATTGACGCTGGAGCAATGCCCCAAGAGAATTCTATCTTTTTTGTAAAGGTTGCCACGCTCTTTGTACCATTATTAACTAGCAAGTGAGAACTTCAAACTACTAGTAAGAGGAGAATATAAAATGGTTATGACTGACCCAATTGCAGACTTTTTGACACGTATTCGTAACGCAAACCAAGCAAAACACGAAGTGCTTGAAGTACCTGCATCAAACATCAAAAAAGGAATTGCGACAATTCTTAAAAACGAAGGTTTTGTAAAAAACGTTGAGTTTATCGAAGATGACAAACAAGGCATCGTGCGCGTATTCTTGAAATACGGACCAAACGGTGAAAAAGTTATCACAAACTTGAAACGTGTATCAAAGCCAGGTCTTCGTGTTTACTCAAAACGTGAAGATATTCCGAAAGTTCTTAACGGACTTGGAATTGCAATCATCTCTACATCAGAAGGTCTTTTGACAGATAAAGAAGCTCGTCAAAAGAACGTTGGTGGTGAGGTAATCGCATACGTTTGGTAAGATAATGATACGAGGACATTAACAAAATCCGTATGAAAATAGGAGTCTGACGTAGAGTTCTTAGAGAACTCAAGGAGAACTGTCTTTTTCACTAGGATTTTAGTCCGAGTTCAAATTTATCAAACAGAAACTTAGCTTAGGATACTATCCAACCGAATGTTACGGATGTGAACACGGACTAAGAGCTGTGTGAAATAGATAAATCTTCTCTTGTTCATCGAACAATCGTCGATTTCCTAATTTCGCTTTGCTCTTTACGTCCTTAGTATCATAAGCTCCCGTGAAAACTGGTCATTAATCGGCCTGATAATCTAACAGGAGAAATAAAACATGTCACGTATTGGTAATAAAGTAATTATATTGCCTGCTGGTGTTGAGCTTTCGCAAAACAACGGTGTGGTAACTGTAAAAGGACCTAAAGGGGAATTGACTCGTGAGTTCCCAACTGCTATTGAAATCCGTGTGGAAGGTACTGAAGTAACCCTTCACCGTCCAAACGATTCAAAAGAAATGAAGACTATTCACGGTACAAGCCGTGCTAACCTCAACAACATGGTTGTTGGTGTTTCTGAAGGCTTCAAAAAAGAACTTGAAATGCGTGGTGTCGGTTACCGTGCGCAACTTGCAGGTAACAAATTGACACTTGCTGTTGGTAAATCACATCCAGATGAAGTGGTTGCGCCAGAAGGTATCACATTTGAAGTTCCAGCACCAACACAGATCATCGTGTCTGGTATCAATAAAGAAGTTGTTGGTCAAACAGCAGCTTATATCCGTAGCCTTCGTGCTCCTGAACCTTATAAAGGTAAGGGTATCCGCTATGTTGGTGAATTTGTTCGCCGCAAAGAAGGTAAAACAGGTAAATAATAATGCTTCCGAGTGGAATTTCCACATGGTGCATTATATTCCAACGTATCTCATACAGATATGATCAATAATTAAGAGGTGAAAATTGTGATTTCAAAACCAGATAAAAACAAAATCCGCCAAAAACGCCATCGTCGTGTTCGCGGTAAAATCTCTGGAACTGCTGCTCGCCCACGTTTGAACATTTTCCGTTCTAATACAGGCATCTACGCTCAAGTGATTGATGACGTAGCGGGTGTAACGCTCGCAAGCGCTTCTACTCTTGATAAAGAAGTTTCAAAAGGTACTAAGACAGAACAAGCCGTTGTTGTAGGTAAACTCGTTGCTGAACGCGCAGTAGCGAAAGGTATTTCTGAAGTGGTCTTTGACCGCGGTGGATATCTCTATCACGGACGTGTGAAAGCTTTGGCTGAAGCAGCTCGTGAAAACGGATTGAAATTCTAATAGGGAGGACACTAAGAAATGGCATTTAAAGATAACGCAGTTGAATTTGAAGAACGCGTAGTAGCCATCAACCGTGTTACAAAAGTTGTTAAAGGTGGACGTCGTCTTCGCTTTGCAGCTCTTGTGGTTGTTGGTGACCGTAATGGTCGTGTAGGTTTCGGTACTGGTAAAGCTCAAGAAGTACCAGAAGCTATCCGTAAAGCAGTTGAATCTGCTAAGAAAAACTTGATTGAAGTACCAATGGTTGGTACTACTATTCCTCACGAAGTTCGTTCAGAATTTGGTGGTGCTCGCATCATGTTGAAACCAGCTGCAGAAGGTGCTGGGGTCGCTGCGGGTGGTGCTACTCGTGCGGTTATCGAGTTGGCAGGTATCGCTGATGTGACATCTAAGTCACTTGGTTCAAACACTCCAATCAACGTTGTACGTGCAACAGTTGAAGGCTTGAAACAATTGAAACGTGCTGAAGAAGTGGCTTCACTTCGTGGCATTTCAGTTTCTGATTTAGCATAAGAAAGGGGATAACATGGCTCAAATTAAAATTACTTTGACTAAGTCTCCAATCGGTCGCAAACCAGAACAACGTAAAACAGTTGTTGCCCTTGGACTTGGCAAATTAAACAGCTCAGTTATCAAAGAAGATAACGCTGCTATTCTTGGAATGGTGAATGCAATCTCTCACTTGGTAACAGTTGAAGAAGTAAAATAGGAAATGAGACCAAGCGTCGAATTCCTAACCAAACACATGACGAAGTCGCTTAGAGAAATCTTTGCGACTTACTGTCAATTTTGTATAGGCGAGTTTTTAGGCTGAGGCCTTACCCAGCCTAAAGGCGCTAGCATTTTACACATAAGGAGAAAAACAAATGAAACTTCATGAATTACAACCTGCTACAGGTTCTCGCAAAACTCGTAACCGCGTTGGTCGTGGTACGTCATCAGGTAACGGTAAGACTTCAGGTCGTGGACAAAAAGGGCAAAAAGCTCGTAGCGGCGGTGGCGTACGTCTAGGTTTTGAAGGTGGACAAACTCCATTGTTCCGTCGTCTTCCAAAACGTGGATTTACAAACATCAACGCAAAAGAATATGCTATTGTTAACCTTGACCAATTGAACGCTTTTGAAGACGGTGCAGAAGTAACACCAGTTGTGCTTGTTGAGTCTGGAATCGTTAAAGCTGAAAAATCAGGAATTAAAATTCTTGGTAACGGTGAATTAACGAAAAAATTAACTGTGAAAGCAGCTAAATTCTCTAAATCAGCTGAAGAAGCTATCACTGCCAAAGGTGGTTCAGTAGAAGTCATCTAAGAGGGGTGACCTATGTTTTTTAAACTATTAAAAGATGCATTTAAGGTAAAGAACGTCCGCACGAAAATCCTGTTTACGATTTTTGTCTTATTTGTCTTTCGTGTTGGAACGCACATCACAGTTCCAGGAGTGAACGTTAAGAGCCTCGAAGCCTTATCGAATATTCCTTTTTTGAATATGTTGAGTTTGGTTTCCGGAAATGCCATGCGTAATTTCTCTGTATTCGCCTTAGGTGTCAGTCCTTACATCACTGCCTCAATCATTGTTCAGCTGATGCAGATGGACCTCGTGCCTAAGTTTGTGGAATGGGGCAAGCAAGGGGAAGTTGGCCGTCGTAAGTTGAATCAAGCGACACGCTACATTTCCTTAGCTTTGGCTTTTGTCCAGTCAGCCGGGATCACCGCAAGTTTTAATGCCTTGTCTGGTGCCAAGTTGACAACTATGCCCTTGGATTGGAAGACCTATCTCATTATTGGGGCGATTTTGACAACGGGTTCTGCTATCGTGACTTGGCTCGGTGAGCAGATTACGGATAAAGGATATGGTAATGGAACATCCATGATTATCTTTGCCGGAATCATTTCCTCACTTCCAGATACTATTCATGATATTTATGAAGATCGTTTTGTTAATATCGAAGCCAGTCGTTTAGGAGAATCTGCTATCTTAGTAGGAGTATTGGTAGTAGCAGTTTTAGCAATTGTTTACTTTACAACCTTTGTTCAACAAGCAGAGTATAAAATTCCAATCCAGTACACTAAACGTGCTCAAGGTGCGCCATCTAGTTCGTATTTACCACTTAAGTTAAATCCGGCAGGTGTCATTCCAGTCATCTTTGCAGGTTCTATTACGGCTATTCCAACATCCCTTCTTCAGTTCTTTGCTAGCCAGAATAAGAGTATCTCTTGGTTATCAACTATTCGTGAATATTTTGATTACTCTACAATCAAAGGGATGACTGTGTATGCGGTATTGATTATCCTCTTTACCTTCTTCTACAGCTTCGTTCAGGTAAACCCAGAAAAAGCAGCTGAAAACCTCCAAAAGAGTGGAGCTTATATCCATGGGGTGCGTCCAGGTAAAGGAACAGAGGAGTATTTCTCGAAATTACTAAAGCGATTAGCAACAGTAGGATCCTTATTCCTAGGATTTGTTGCATTGTTGCCGATTCTTGCACAAAATGTCTTTGGGCTTACCTCAAAAATTGCCTTCCTCGGAACCAGTTTGATTATCGTCATCATGACAAGTATCGAAGGAATCAAGCAGTTAGAAGGTTACTTGCTCAAGAGAAAATATGTAGGTTTCATGGAAACAGAATAGGGAGCAAGACTGCAAAGTTGCCGAGGTTTATAGAAGGCTAGCGATTAGCTGTCTATAAAACCAACAACTAGTGCATCTCATTTTTTAAATTATAAAAAGTAGGAAGCTGAGCACTTTTTGCCCAGCCTCTCTATTTTGTTTTTTGATAAGTTTGTCAATCGTGGCAAATTTATGTGAAAACAAAATAAGGAGTTTATCATGAATCTTTTAATTATGGGTTTGCCAGGGGCTGGTAAAGGAACGCAGGCTGCAAAAATTGTTGAAAAATTTGACATTGTTCATATTTCAACAGGTGATATGTTCCGTGCAGCAATGGCAAATCAGACAGAGATGGGATTGCTAGCAAAATCCTATATTGATAAAGGTGACTTGGTGCCAGACGAAGTAACTAATGGTATTGTCAAAGAGCGCTTAGCTCAAGATGATATCAAGGAAAAAGGTTTCTTGTTGGACGGCTATCCTCGCACCATCGAGCAAGCACATGCTTTAGATGAAGCTTTGAAAAACCTTGGCATTAAGCTTGAAGGAGTTATCAACATTGAAATTGACCCAGCTAAATTGGTAGAACGTCTTAGTGGGCGCATCATCCATCGTGAAACTGGTGAAACCTTCCATAAGGTTTTCAACCCGCCTACAGAAGGCTACGATGAAAAAGATTACTACCAACGCGAAGATGACAAACCAGAATCTGTTAAACGTCGCTTAGAAGTCAATATTGCACAAGGACAACCGATTATTGATCACTACCGTGCTGCTGGTTTGGTACATGATATTGAAGGTGATCAAAACATCGAAGTCGTCTTTGCAGATATTGAAAAAGTTTTATCAAAATTGCAATAAAATAGGGGATTTAGCTTGCGTTTTCTTGCTGAAAATGATAGAATAGCTTAGTCTGACTTATAATTGTTACCTCTGTGTTCAGAGGACATCAAATCGAAATTTAGAGGGGGATACTTTTGCATGGCAAAAGAAGATGTGATTGAAATTGAGGGTAAGGTAGTTGATACCATGCCAAATGCTATGTTTACTGTAGAGTTGGAAAATGGACACCAAGTTCTTGCAACTGTTTCAGGAAAAATCCGCAAAAATTACATTCGTATTTTAGTCGGTGATCGCGTAACGGTTGAGCTTAGTCCATACGACTTAACACGTGGACGTATCACATACCGCTTTAAATAGTCGAAATACTTGGAGGGATTAAACATGAAAGTAAGACCATCGGTCAAACCAATTTGCGAATACTGTAAAGTTATTCGTCGTAATGGTCGTGTTATGGTAATTTGCCCAGCAAATCCAAAACACAAACAACGTCAAGGATAAGATAGAAAGGAGAAAAAATGGCTCGTATTGCTGGAGTTGATATTCCAAACGACAAACGTGTAGTAATTTCATTGACTTACGTATACGGAATCGGTCTTGCAACATCTAAAAAAATTCTTGCAGCAGCTGGAATCTCAGAAGATGTTCGCGTAAAAGATTTGACTTCTGATCAAGAAGATGCAATCCGTCGTGAAGTAGATGCGATTAAAGTTGAAGGTGATCTTCGTCGTGAAGTAAACTTGAACATTAAACGTTTGATGGAAATCGGTTCATACCGTGGGATCCGTCACCGTCGTGGACTTCCTGTCCGTGGACAAAACACTAAAAACAACGCTCGCACTCGTAAAGGTAAAGCTGTTGCGATTGCAGGTAAGAAAAAATAAAATAGGAGGTAGAAAAATTGGCTAAACCAACACGTAAGCGTCGTGTGAAAAAAAATATCGAATCTGGTATTGCACACATTCACGCTACATTTAATAACACTATTGTTATGATTACTGATGTGCATGGTAATGCGATCGCTTGGTCATCAGCTGGTGCTCTTGGTTTTAAAGGTTCTCGTAAATCTACACCATTTGCGGCTCAAATGGCTTCAGAAGCAGCTGCTAAATCTGCACAAGAACACGGTCTTAAAACAGTTGAAGTTACAGTAAAAGGTCCAGGTTCAGGTCGTGAGTCTGCTATCCGCGCTCTTGCTGCCGCTGGTCTTGAAGTAACAGCAATTCGTGATGTGACTCCTGTACCACACAATGGTGCTCGTCCTCCAAAACGTCGCCGTGTATAATCAACTAACGATACACAGCTTTTCGTTTAAGAGGGAGTAAGAAATGATTGAGTTTGAAAAACCAACTATAACAAAAATTGATGAAAATAAAGATTACGGCAGATTTGTTGTCGAACCATTAGAACGTGGTTATGGAACAACTCTTGGGAACTCACTTCGTCGTGTACTTCTTGCGTCACTACCAGGTGCGGCAGTAACGTCTATTAAAATTGACGGTGTACTACACGAGTTCGACACAGTCCCAGGTGTCCGTGAAGATGTGATGCAAATTATTTTGAACATCAAAGGCATTGCTGTAAAATCTTATGTCGAAGACGAAAAGACGATAGAACTTGATGTTACAGGTCCGGCAGAAATTACTGCAGGAGATATCTTGACAGATAGTGATATTGAAATTGTTAACCCTGACCATTATCTCTTTACAATTAGCGAAGGTACAAGCTTTAAAGCTATCATGACGGTTAATACTGGTCGTGGATATGTACCAGCTGAAGGCAATAAAAAAGATGATGCGCCAGTTGGCACACTTGCAGTAGATTCTATCTACACGCCAGTGAAAAAGGTCAATTATCAAGTTGAACCAGCTCGCGTTGGTAGCAACGATGGTTTTGACAAATTAACGCTTGAAATCATGACTAACGGGACAATCATTCCTGAAGATGCATTGGGTCTTTCTGCGCGTATTTTGATGGAGCACTTAGGTCTATTTACTGATTTGACAGAAGTTGCAAAATCAGCTGAAGTAATGAAAGAAACTGAAGAAGCATCTGATGATCGTATGTTGGATCGTACGATTGAAGAATTGGACTTGTCTGTTCGTTCATACAACTGTTTGAAACGTGCAGGTATCAATACTGTATTTGATCTGACAGAAAAAACTGAACCAGAAATGATGAAAGTACGCAATCTTGGACGCAAGAGTCTTGAAGAAGTCAAAGTAAAATTGGCTGACCTTGGTTTGGGATTGAAAAAAGATAAATAAAGGAGGAATACATGGCTTACCGTAAACTAGGACGCACTAGCTCACAACGTAAAGCAATGCTTCGTGACTTGACAACAGATCTTTTGATCAATGAATCAATCGTTACAACTGAAGCTCGTGCAAAAGAAATCCGTAAAACAGTTGAAAAAATGATTACACTTGGTAAACGCGGTGACTTGCACGCTCGTCGTCAAGCAGCAGCATTTGTTCGTAACGAAATCGCATCAGAAAACTATGATGAAGCTACTGATAAATACACATCAACAACAGCGCTTCAAAAATTGTTCTCTGAAATCGCGCCTCGTTATGCAGAACGTAATGGTGGATACACTCGTATCTTGAAAACTGAACCACGTCGTGGCGATGCTGCACCAATGGCAATCATTGAACTTGTATAAGATCATCAATTTTGTTGAGTGTTATGATGATGGAATGTGTACACGTTCTTAGTCTAGCTCTG is a genomic window containing:
- the rplB gene encoding 50S ribosomal protein L2, coding for MGIKVYKPTTNGRRNMTSLDFAEITTSTPEKSLLVSLKSKAGRNNNGRITVRHQGGGHKRHYRLIDFKRNKDGIEAVVKTIEYDPNRSANIALVHYTDGVKAYIIAPKGLEVGQRIVSGPEADIKVGNALPLANIPVGTVIHNIELKPGRGGELVRAAGASAQVLGQEGKYVLVRLQSGEVRMILGTCRATVGVVGNEQHGLVNLGKAGRSRWKGIRPTVRGSVMNPNDHPHGGGEGKAPVGRKAPSTPWGKPALGLKTRNKKAKSSKLIVRRRNEK
- the rpsS gene encoding 30S ribosomal protein S19 codes for the protein MGRSLKKGPFVDEHLMKKVEAQANDEKKKVIKTWSRRSTIFPSFIGYTIAVYDGRKHVPVYIQEDMVGHKLGEFAPTRTYKGHAADDKKTRRK
- the rplV gene encoding 50S ribosomal protein L22 translates to MAEITSAKATARTVRVSPRKSRLVLDNIRGKSVADAIAILKFTPNKAAGVIEKVLNSAIANAENNFGLEKANLVVSEAFANEGPTLKRFRPRAKGSASPINKRTAHITVVVAEK
- the rpsC gene encoding 30S ribosomal protein S3, which gives rise to MGQKVHPIGMRVGIIRDWDAKWYAEKEYADYLHEDLAIRNFIKKELAEASVSTIEIERAVNKVIVSIHTAKPGMVIGKAGSNVDALRAQLNKLTGKQVHINIIEIKQPDLDAHLVGETIARQLEQRVAFRRAQKQAIQRTMRAGAKGIKTQVSGRLNGADIARAEGYSEGTVPLHTLRADIDYAWEEALTTYGKLGVKVWIYRGEVLPARKNTKGGK
- the rplP gene encoding 50S ribosomal protein L16; protein product: MLVPKRVKHRREFRGKMRGEAKGGKQVDFGEYGLQATTSHWITNRQIEAARIAMTRYMKRGGKVWIKIFPHKSYTAKAIGVRMGSGKGAPEGWVAPVKRGKVMFEVAGVSEEIAREAFRLASHKLPVKCKFVKREAE
- the rpmC gene encoding 50S ribosomal protein L29; translation: MKLNEVKEFVKELRGLSQEELAKRENELKKELFDLRFQAAAGQLEQTARLNEVKKQIARIKTVQSEVK
- the rpsQ gene encoding 30S ribosomal protein S17, which produces MERNNRKVLVGRVVSDKMDKTITVVVETKRNHPVYGKRINYSKKYKAHDENNVAKEGDIVRIMETRPLSATKRFRLVEVVEEAVII
- the rplN gene encoding 50S ribosomal protein L14, which gives rise to MIQTETRLKVADNSGAREILTIKVLGGSKRKSANIGDIIVASVKQATPGGAVKKGDVVKAVIVRTKTGARRADGSYIKFDENAAVIIREDKTPRGTRIFGPVARELRDGGFMKIVSLAPEVL
- the rplX gene encoding 50S ribosomal protein L24, whose translation is MFVKKGDKVRVIAGKDKGVEAVVLTALPKVNKVVVEGVNIVKKHQKPNSENPQGAIVEKEAAIHASNVQVLDKNGVAGRVGYKFVDGKKVRYNKKSGEVLD
- the rplE gene encoding 50S ribosomal protein L5; its protein translation is MANRLKEKYLNEVVPALTEQFNYSSVMAVPKVDKIVLNMGVGDAVSNAKNLEKAAQELALISGQKPLITKAKKSIAGFRLREGVAIGAKVTLRGERMYEFLDKLVSVSLPRVRDFHGVPTKSFDGRGNYTLGVKEQLIFPEINFDDVDKTRGMDIVIVTTANTDEESRALLTGLGMPFAK
- a CDS encoding type Z 30S ribosomal protein S14 — protein: MAKKSMIAKNKRPAKFSTQAYTRCEKCGRPHSVYRKFKLCRVCFRDLAYLGQIPGVTKASW
- the rpsH gene encoding 30S ribosomal protein S8, which encodes MVMTDPIADFLTRIRNANQAKHEVLEVPASNIKKGIATILKNEGFVKNVEFIEDDKQGIVRVFLKYGPNGEKVITNLKRVSKPGLRVYSKREDIPKVLNGLGIAIISTSEGLLTDKEARQKNVGGEVIAYVW
- the rplF gene encoding 50S ribosomal protein L6; its protein translation is MSRIGNKVIILPAGVELSQNNGVVTVKGPKGELTREFPTAIEIRVEGTEVTLHRPNDSKEMKTIHGTSRANLNNMVVGVSEGFKKELEMRGVGYRAQLAGNKLTLAVGKSHPDEVVAPEGITFEVPAPTQIIVSGINKEVVGQTAAYIRSLRAPEPYKGKGIRYVGEFVRRKEGKTGK
- the rplR gene encoding 50S ribosomal protein L18; this translates as MISKPDKNKIRQKRHRRVRGKISGTAARPRLNIFRSNTGIYAQVIDDVAGVTLASASTLDKEVSKGTKTEQAVVVGKLVAERAVAKGISEVVFDRGGYLYHGRVKALAEAARENGLKF
- the rpsE gene encoding 30S ribosomal protein S5; the encoded protein is MAFKDNAVEFEERVVAINRVTKVVKGGRRLRFAALVVVGDRNGRVGFGTGKAQEVPEAIRKAVESAKKNLIEVPMVGTTIPHEVRSEFGGARIMLKPAAEGAGVAAGGATRAVIELAGIADVTSKSLGSNTPINVVRATVEGLKQLKRAEEVASLRGISVSDLA